A genome region from Planctomycetota bacterium includes the following:
- a CDS encoding chemotaxis protein CheA: MTITPAIEQLAKTSVLIDEHDLPALVELHERMRGVLRELEAVDLAAVTDCLEQSDGLLQQIIYRETENAAAALDQIRAGIDFAQRAVAADEEGRPLSEVGASPFEASPARREPIDAELLASWIASCASGLGEIEGLAVSLDTGSAPADAMAELRRRLHTLKGECGVLSLREAQQLCHAAETMIDSCGAALSRMQPVLEVVDWMRGYIGTLANDALAPAPEHRPLLETLRRLGEACALPPASPAAEASDPVRPAQAPAEAAPAVGTPVDLSVDPAMQGTLQEFLCEAREHIAQSEHALLELEKHPGDRENINTVFRAFHTIKGVAGFLNLAPVVSLAHSTEFLLDAARSGRVTLDHASLGLVLRSCDMMAALIRALEGGGAAPTGEQLGVLIAEVERATRGEHTASTTGTPATPAREHPAAGDPAGSAPAPEAPAGPTPGTAQAPNAIAKRADQTVKVSTLRMDALVDMVGELVIAQQMVVQDPAVRGLREQRVSRNLAMVGKIIRDLQEVSMSLRMVPVKATFQKMGRLVRDVSAKSGKRVTLHTEGEDVEIDRTVVEEIADPLVHMIRNSCDHGIEPADVRRAAGKPDGGNIWLRAYHSGGSILVEVQDDGKGLDRDRILAKAIERGIYTADRPLQEIPDAEVFNLIFLPGFSTAERITDLSGRGVGMDVVRRNIEALRGTIDIDSKPGQGTLFTLRLPLTLAIIDGMVVRSGTQRFVIPTLSIERSFKPTPALVNTVLERGRMARVRDGLLPIYRLDSVLAGRTSTDTPADELLVVVECRGTRACLSVDEIIGQQQVVIKGLGQGTHTIPGVSGGAILGDGRVALILDVGGILGGAASAAAS; the protein is encoded by the coding sequence GTGACGATTACCCCAGCCATCGAGCAACTCGCCAAGACGTCGGTGCTCATCGACGAGCACGATCTGCCCGCGCTGGTGGAACTGCACGAGCGGATGCGCGGGGTACTCCGCGAGTTGGAGGCTGTGGATCTCGCGGCGGTCACGGACTGCCTGGAGCAGTCGGACGGGCTGCTGCAGCAGATCATCTACCGGGAGACGGAGAACGCGGCGGCGGCGCTTGACCAGATCCGCGCGGGGATCGACTTCGCGCAGCGCGCGGTGGCGGCGGACGAGGAGGGCAGGCCCCTGTCGGAGGTCGGCGCGTCGCCGTTCGAGGCCTCGCCCGCGCGGCGTGAGCCGATCGATGCGGAACTGCTGGCCTCGTGGATCGCGTCGTGCGCGTCGGGGCTGGGAGAGATCGAGGGGCTGGCGGTGTCGCTCGACACCGGGTCTGCCCCGGCCGACGCGATGGCGGAGCTTCGGCGCAGGCTGCACACGCTCAAGGGCGAGTGCGGGGTGCTGTCGCTGCGCGAGGCGCAGCAGCTGTGCCACGCGGCGGAGACGATGATCGATTCGTGCGGCGCGGCGCTCTCGCGCATGCAGCCGGTGCTCGAGGTCGTGGACTGGATGCGCGGGTACATCGGCACGCTGGCGAACGACGCGCTCGCGCCGGCGCCCGAGCACCGCCCGCTGCTCGAGACGCTGCGTCGCCTGGGCGAGGCGTGCGCACTCCCGCCGGCGTCGCCCGCGGCGGAGGCGTCCGACCCGGTTCGTCCGGCGCAGGCCCCCGCCGAGGCGGCGCCCGCGGTGGGCACGCCGGTGGACCTGTCCGTTGACCCGGCGATGCAGGGCACGCTGCAGGAGTTCCTGTGCGAGGCGCGCGAGCACATCGCGCAGTCGGAGCACGCGCTGCTGGAACTGGAGAAGCACCCGGGCGACCGCGAGAACATCAACACGGTCTTCCGTGCGTTCCACACGATCAAGGGCGTGGCGGGGTTCCTGAATCTCGCCCCGGTCGTGTCGCTCGCGCACAGCACCGAGTTCCTGCTGGACGCCGCACGGTCGGGGCGCGTGACGCTGGACCACGCGAGCCTGGGCCTGGTGCTGCGCAGCTGCGACATGATGGCGGCGCTCATCCGGGCGCTCGAGGGCGGGGGGGCAGCGCCGACGGGCGAGCAGCTCGGGGTGCTCATCGCCGAGGTGGAGCGCGCCACGCGCGGCGAGCACACGGCGAGCACCACCGGCACGCCCGCGACGCCGGCCCGGGAACATCCCGCGGCGGGCGATCCGGCGGGGTCAGCCCCGGCGCCCGAGGCCCCCGCGGGGCCGACCCCCGGAACGGCGCAGGCGCCGAACGCGATCGCCAAGCGTGCGGACCAGACCGTCAAGGTCAGCACGCTGCGCATGGACGCGCTGGTGGACATGGTGGGCGAGCTGGTGATCGCGCAGCAGATGGTCGTGCAGGATCCCGCGGTGCGGGGGCTGCGCGAGCAGCGCGTGAGCCGCAATCTCGCGATGGTCGGGAAGATCATCCGCGACCTGCAGGAAGTGTCGATGTCGCTGCGGATGGTGCCGGTGAAGGCGACCTTCCAGAAGATGGGACGCCTGGTGCGCGACGTGTCGGCGAAGTCGGGCAAGCGCGTGACGCTGCACACGGAAGGGGAAGACGTCGAGATCGACCGCACGGTGGTCGAGGAGATCGCCGACCCGCTGGTGCACATGATCCGCAACTCGTGCGACCACGGGATCGAGCCGGCGGACGTGCGCCGGGCGGCCGGGAAGCCCGACGGGGGCAACATCTGGCTCCGCGCGTACCACTCGGGCGGGTCGATCCTGGTCGAGGTGCAGGACGACGGCAAGGGGCTCGACCGCGACCGAATCCTGGCCAAGGCGATCGAGCGGGGGATCTACACGGCGGACCGCCCGCTGCAGGAGATCCCCGACGCGGAGGTGTTCAACCTCATCTTCCTGCCCGGGTTCTCGACCGCCGAGCGCATCACCGACCTGTCGGGGCGCGGCGTCGGGATGGACGTCGTGCGCCGGAACATCGAGGCGCTGCGCGGCACGATCGACATCGACTCCAAGCCCGGGCAGGGCACGCTCTTCACGCTGCGGCTCCCGCTCACGCTGGCGATCATCGACGGGATGGTCGTGCGGTCGGGGACGCAGCGGTTCGTCATCCCGACGCTGTCCATCGAGCGCAGCTTCAAGCCCACCCCCGCCCTGGTGAACACCGTGCTCGAGCGCGGGCGGATGGCCCGCGTGCGCGACGGCCTGCTCCCCATCTACCGCCTCGACAGCGTGCTGGCGGGGCGCACCAGCACCGACACGCCCGCGGACGAACTGCTCGTCGTGGTCGAATGCCGCGGGACGCGCGCGTGCCTGTCGGTGGATGAGATCATCGGGCAGCAGCAGGTTGTCATCAAAGGGCTCGGCCAGGGCACGCACACCATCCCGGGCGTGTCGGGCGGGGCGATCCTCGGCGACGGGCGCGTGGCGCTCATCCTCGATGTCGGCGGCATTCTCGGAGGGGCGGCCAGCGCGGCGGCCTCGTGA
- a CDS encoding chemotaxis protein CheW has protein sequence MSSLTTQPTSATKVRNASRTDDGNHDKFLTFCLGKEEYGLPILSVREIIGLIDVTPLPQTPAYVKGVINLRGKIIPVMELRARFGLPFVAYTPETCILVVEVGGEADGSGAFQLGIIVDSVREVVDISRGNIEPPPNFGTSIPLSAIQGMGKVKDKVVILLNVNSVGAKQDLEKHVADAQPAPASDSIRAAA, from the coding sequence ATGTCCAGCTTGACGACCCAGCCAACCAGTGCCACCAAGGTCCGCAACGCCTCGCGCACGGACGACGGCAATCACGACAAGTTCCTGACCTTCTGCCTCGGCAAGGAGGAGTACGGGCTGCCGATCCTGAGCGTCCGCGAGATCATCGGGCTGATCGACGTCACCCCCCTGCCGCAGACGCCCGCGTACGTCAAGGGCGTCATCAACCTGCGGGGGAAGATCATCCCGGTGATGGAGCTTCGGGCTCGCTTCGGGCTTCCCTTCGTCGCGTACACGCCCGAGACGTGCATCCTCGTGGTCGAGGTCGGCGGTGAGGCGGACGGCAGCGGCGCGTTCCAACTAGGCATCATCGTGGACTCGGTGCGCGAGGTGGTGGACATCAGCCGCGGGAACATCGAGCCGCCCCCGAACTTCGGCACGTCGATCCCGCTCAGCGCCATCCAGGGCATGGGCAAGGTCAAGGACAAGGTCGTCATCCTGCTGAACGTGAACAGCGTGGGTGCGAAGCAGGACCTGGAGAAGCACGTGGCCGACGCGCAGCCGGCGCCGGCGTCGGACTCGATCCGGGCGGCCGCCTGA
- a CDS encoding FapA family protein codes for MTSSGDITIRISHDATEACLLVPPGCDRALLSPSSLLMLVQQAGVALTPQVRQAIGAIRPDTAQASPIVIARAIPPTPGTNGRLEWAEGYAPDAPPSTPESGSGSVDHHAGRRYLHVRAGDVVGTLHPPTEGIDGCDVRGNAIRATPGRAAAVRLHASLSVDPDGRVIAQREGVLTLRDGEVEVSQALEINGPVDFSSGNIDFAGDVYISGGVRAGFRVKAGRALRVGGLAEASAIECAGDFDAPGGMAGDGRGTLEVGGTARVAYLDAVSGTIKGDLFVERELIACRLAVGGSVRSPAGTVLGGTLALASSLDVRVLGSEAGTPTVVRLGDLPMDRAALAGAMRRVTAARARLARCTEEELMLRVNPRPCAAEKERLTEVAYELSEIRRAIVAAEADLAQLEALYRGRPRPSIVVHHTIHAGVSLHVDASIAVFSRAVRGPLHIETDASGALLCRIGSGPSRPLADLARVTTLPAPAATPESPSTARLAA; via the coding sequence GTGACCTCTTCAGGGGACATCACGATCCGGATCTCTCACGACGCCACCGAGGCGTGCCTGCTCGTCCCGCCCGGCTGCGACCGCGCACTGCTTTCCCCGTCCTCGCTGCTCATGCTTGTTCAGCAGGCGGGCGTCGCTCTCACCCCGCAGGTTCGTCAGGCCATCGGCGCCATTCGCCCGGACACGGCCCAGGCGTCCCCGATCGTGATCGCGCGCGCCATCCCTCCCACACCCGGCACGAACGGGCGCCTGGAATGGGCCGAGGGATACGCGCCCGACGCGCCCCCCAGCACGCCCGAGTCCGGCTCCGGGTCGGTCGATCATCACGCCGGACGCCGCTACCTCCATGTGCGCGCGGGCGATGTCGTCGGCACCCTGCACCCGCCCACCGAGGGCATCGACGGCTGCGATGTCCGCGGCAACGCGATTCGCGCGACCCCGGGGCGTGCCGCCGCGGTCCGCCTGCACGCGTCGCTGAGCGTGGATCCCGACGGACGCGTGATCGCGCAGCGCGAGGGCGTGCTCACGCTCCGGGACGGCGAGGTCGAGGTCTCGCAGGCCCTGGAGATCAACGGCCCGGTCGACTTCTCCAGCGGCAACATCGACTTCGCCGGCGACGTCTACATCTCCGGGGGCGTGCGCGCGGGCTTTCGCGTCAAGGCCGGACGCGCGCTGCGCGTCGGCGGGCTCGCCGAGGCCTCGGCCATCGAATGCGCGGGCGACTTCGACGCGCCGGGCGGAATGGCCGGCGACGGGCGCGGCACGCTCGAGGTGGGCGGGACCGCGCGGGTCGCGTATCTCGACGCCGTCAGCGGCACCATCAAGGGCGACCTGTTCGTCGAGCGCGAACTCATCGCCTGTCGCCTCGCGGTGGGCGGGAGCGTCCGCTCGCCGGCCGGCACCGTGCTCGGCGGGACGCTGGCCCTCGCCTCGTCGCTCGACGTCCGCGTGCTGGGCAGCGAGGCGGGCACCCCGACGGTCGTCCGCCTGGGCGACCTCCCGATGGACCGGGCCGCGCTCGCCGGGGCGATGCGTCGGGTGACGGCGGCCCGCGCGCGCCTGGCGCGGTGCACGGAAGAAGAACTCATGCTGCGCGTGAACCCCCGCCCGTGCGCCGCCGAAAAGGAACGCCTGACCGAGGTCGCGTACGAACTGAGCGAGATTCGTCGCGCGATCGTCGCGGCGGAGGCGGACTTGGCCCAGCTCGAGGCCTTGTACCGCGGGCGCCCCAGGCCGTCGATCGTCGTGCATCACACCATCCACGCCGGCGTGTCGCTGCACGTGGACGCGAGCATCGCCGTCTTCTCGCGCGCCGTGCGGGGGCCCCTGCACATCGAGACCGACGCCTCCGGCGCGCTCCTGTGCCGCATCGGTTCGGGCCCATCCCGCCCGCTCGCCGACCTGGCCCGAGTGACCACCCTGCCCGCGCCCGCCGCGACGCCCGAATCGCCATCCACCGCTCGCCTGGCGGCGTGA